In one Coriobacteriia bacterium genomic region, the following are encoded:
- the mreD gene encoding rod shape-determining protein MreD, whose amino-acid sequence MPLPRGSEPSPRRYSTRRTRHTAPPRPSAGQKSRQHARGKRPQGTRRVPAAPVLARAQARARKAKPVRVQVEVVPVSKQTVYLITIVLCILLQAGIAPAIAIMGCKPNFLLIPVLLISMRSGTAAGSITGFSLGLLYDLMGSGTIGCMALVLTLIAFIVGVAGESMDLLTPIVTIGVAVLSSLLLEIGYGIAAILTSSEGGGVMSTMLSYSLPSALYTAVFAVIALVTIGLVIADDSAGMPTRLGEHRDGNKRAMSHMKSRLK is encoded by the coding sequence ATGCCTCTTCCGCGAGGGTCGGAGCCATCGCCAAGGCGCTACTCAACGAGGCGAACGAGGCATACCGCGCCGCCGAGGCCCAGCGCAGGGCAGAAGAGCAGGCAGCACGCGAGAGGCAAGCGGCCGCAGGGGACCAGACGGGTTCCGGCGGCTCCGGTTCTGGCTCGGGCTCAGGCTCGGGCTCGGAAGGCGAAGCCGGTACGGGTTCAAGTGGAGGTAGTGCCGGTGAGTAAGCAGACGGTCTACCTCATCACCATCGTCCTATGCATCCTGTTGCAGGCAGGCATCGCCCCTGCCATTGCCATCATGGGATGCAAGCCCAACTTCTTGCTCATCCCCGTGCTCCTCATCAGCATGCGCTCGGGGACGGCCGCCGGAAGTATCACGGGCTTCTCCCTCGGCTTGCTCTACGACCTCATGGGCAGTGGCACCATTGGCTGCATGGCCCTCGTGCTCACGCTCATCGCCTTCATCGTGGGTGTCGCGGGCGAGAGCATGGACTTGCTCACACCCATCGTGACCATTGGCGTTGCCGTCCTCTCGTCGCTTTTGCTCGAGATCGGCTATGGCATCGCCGCCATTCTCACGTCTTCGGAGGGCGGTGGCGTCATGTCGACGATGTTGAGCTATTCGCTTCCCTCGGCCCTGTACACGGCCGTGTTCGCGGTCATCGCTCTCGTTACCATTGGCCTGGTAATCGCCGATGACAGCGCGGGCATGCCCACGCGTCTGGGCGAGCACCGCGACGGGAACAAACGCGCGATGTCCCACATGAAGTCACGTCTCAAGTAG
- the mrdA gene encoding penicillin-binding protein 2 — protein MTAAIFAAISVLLIVVAIAIIVIVIRSGRRRPTRIPIDTRNASELAMSTEAHGGPGGDSQGPTRRRFFGFVAVIAACIGALIVKLWSMQVISGAEYTAKAEGNRINEYTTIAPRGRIFDRNGVELVGNRSTFAVLASADVQNDKLVIQRLSDVLGIPRETIASLAASQTQGAQADRLIALDVDDRAVAYISEHPNAFPGVRIESRTVRTYPNDDLAAHVLGYTGTISQEELKREINGLTYESGDIVGKDGVEQAFESYLQGDRGIKRVEVNAAGEVVNAVDSVEPVQGNDIRITIDANVQKVAEEALRRAFADAAVSGNDSARSGAIVCMNCNTGEVIAMASAPSYSPSQFIGGISSDVWEEMTSEDSAYPLSNRCIAGLYPAASTFKGFTGLAGLEYGFVTDSSVWECEGTWTGFGEEWPQKCWKTSGHGSIGFHKGIVESCDVVFYEIAKNFYQYSENETALQDYLKSWGFGSKTGIELSGESEGRVPTPEWKKKFNRDAPESQAWLPGDLSNLIIGQGDLLVTPLQICCGYAGLATGRVPKPVLLHSVISTDGTMTAVDGARYQGSIIQPEFDQKNIDIMRSGFRGVVENGSVSRVFEDMGIATSGKTGTGEVAGKDDYGWYVGYGPTDAPEYVCVCCIEEGGSGATCAAPAVRSVLSAAFGLSAEHVSGSATEER, from the coding sequence ATGACAGCGGCAATTTTTGCAGCAATCAGCGTTCTTCTCATAGTCGTGGCCATTGCCATCATCGTTATCGTCATCCGCTCGGGACGACGCAGGCCAACACGCATCCCCATCGACACGCGCAACGCATCCGAGCTTGCCATGAGCACCGAAGCACATGGTGGCCCTGGCGGTGACAGCCAGGGTCCGACGCGTCGCCGCTTCTTTGGCTTCGTGGCCGTCATCGCCGCCTGCATAGGCGCGCTCATCGTCAAACTGTGGTCGATGCAGGTCATCTCTGGTGCCGAGTACACTGCCAAGGCCGAGGGCAATCGCATCAACGAGTACACGACCATCGCGCCGCGCGGTCGCATTTTCGATCGCAATGGCGTCGAGCTCGTTGGCAATCGCTCGACCTTTGCTGTCTTGGCGAGTGCCGACGTGCAAAACGATAAGCTCGTGATACAGCGCCTCTCCGACGTGCTCGGCATTCCACGTGAGACCATTGCATCGCTTGCCGCTTCGCAGACGCAGGGCGCGCAGGCCGACCGACTCATCGCGCTCGATGTCGATGACCGCGCCGTCGCCTACATCTCCGAGCATCCCAACGCGTTTCCCGGCGTACGCATCGAGAGCCGCACCGTGCGCACGTATCCGAATGACGACCTGGCGGCACATGTGCTCGGCTATACGGGCACCATCTCCCAGGAGGAACTCAAGCGCGAGATCAATGGCCTGACCTACGAGTCGGGCGACATCGTCGGCAAGGATGGCGTCGAGCAGGCCTTCGAGTCCTACCTGCAGGGCGATCGCGGCATCAAGCGCGTTGAGGTCAATGCAGCTGGCGAGGTCGTGAACGCCGTCGATTCGGTCGAACCCGTGCAAGGCAATGACATCCGCATCACCATTGACGCGAACGTGCAGAAGGTTGCCGAGGAGGCCCTGCGTCGTGCCTTTGCCGACGCGGCTGTGTCGGGCAACGACAGTGCCCGCTCCGGTGCCATTGTCTGCATGAACTGCAATACCGGCGAGGTCATCGCCATGGCTTCGGCTCCGTCGTATAGCCCGAGCCAGTTCATCGGCGGCATATCGTCGGATGTCTGGGAGGAGATGACGAGCGAAGACTCGGCCTACCCGCTCTCGAATCGTTGCATCGCCGGCTTGTACCCGGCTGCCTCCACCTTCAAGGGCTTCACGGGTCTGGCGGGCCTGGAATACGGCTTCGTCACCGACAGCTCGGTGTGGGAGTGCGAGGGCACCTGGACGGGATTTGGCGAGGAGTGGCCCCAGAAGTGCTGGAAGACGAGTGGTCACGGATCGATTGGCTTCCACAAGGGCATCGTCGAGAGCTGTGACGTCGTCTTCTACGAGATCGCCAAGAACTTCTACCAGTACAGCGAGAACGAGACGGCATTGCAAGACTATCTCAAGAGCTGGGGATTTGGATCCAAGACGGGTATCGAGCTTTCGGGTGAATCCGAGGGCCGCGTGCCCACGCCCGAATGGAAGAAGAAGTTCAACCGTGATGCGCCCGAGAGCCAGGCATGGCTGCCAGGTGACCTCTCGAACCTCATCATCGGCCAGGGCGACCTGCTCGTGACGCCGCTGCAGATTTGCTGTGGTTATGCGGGGCTTGCAACCGGCCGCGTGCCCAAGCCCGTGCTACTGCATTCCGTCATATCCACGGACGGAACCATGACGGCAGTCGATGGCGCACGCTATCAGGGAAGCATTATCCAGCCCGAGTTTGACCAGAAGAACATCGACATCATGCGCAGCGGTTTCCGCGGCGTTGTCGAGAACGGATCGGTTTCCCGCGTTTTCGAGGATATGGGAATCGCAACCTCTGGCAAGACGGGCACCGGCGAGGTCGCCGGCAAGGACGACTACGGCTGGTACGTTGGCTACGGTCCGACCGATGCACCCGAGTACGTGTGCGTCTGCTGCATCGAGGAAGGCGGATCGGGCGCCACGTGCGCCGCGCCCGCAGTGCGCTCGGTGCTTTCGGCTGCCTTCGGCCTGTCTGCAGAGCACGTTTCCGGCTCCGCAACAGAGGAGCGCTGA
- the mreC gene encoding rod shape-determining protein MreC, whose translation MPGLSFSNQSQNRRSGLWLIPIVLIVISVMLITLCVRFGNSGPFAVARGVVQTVTQPIAQVCSVVSTPFANVGAVDVDEEVARLQEENSQLRTLVAELEEYRQQDQRLTAMLQFSDIYGLETLSAEVISMTSGWDRTATINKGSRDGVRVGMGVMSTCGLYGQVESVTEAASVVRLINDPNSSVAVMVQNSRAHGIMHGSYDGTLTLEYVPIDATVGEGDIVIASGSGGTYPRGIVVGTVRAIEADSSKLYHRITVDPLFNIESCEEVLVLTGNETETERILNEELLQLIIDSANSVNASSARVGAIAKALLNEANEAYRAAEAQRRAEEQAARERQAAAGDQTGSGGSGSGSGSGSGSEGEAGTGSSGGSAGE comes from the coding sequence ATGCCTGGACTCTCGTTTAGCAACCAGAGTCAGAACAGACGCTCGGGTCTTTGGTTGATTCCGATTGTTCTGATTGTCATATCTGTCATGCTCATCACGCTGTGCGTGCGCTTTGGGAACTCGGGCCCCTTCGCGGTCGCGCGCGGCGTCGTGCAGACCGTGACCCAGCCCATCGCGCAGGTCTGCTCTGTCGTCTCGACGCCCTTTGCAAACGTCGGTGCTGTCGATGTCGATGAGGAGGTCGCACGCCTTCAGGAAGAGAACAGCCAGCTACGCACGCTCGTGGCAGAGCTCGAGGAGTACCGTCAGCAAGACCAGCGCCTTACCGCGATGCTGCAGTTCTCCGACATATACGGCTTGGAGACCCTAAGCGCAGAGGTCATCTCCATGACCTCCGGCTGGGATCGCACCGCGACCATCAACAAGGGATCGCGTGACGGCGTGCGTGTCGGCATGGGCGTCATGAGCACCTGTGGTCTCTACGGGCAGGTCGAGTCCGTGACCGAAGCCGCGAGCGTCGTGCGCCTCATCAATGACCCGAATTCGTCCGTGGCGGTCATGGTCCAGAACTCGCGCGCACACGGCATCATGCACGGTTCCTACGACGGTACGCTCACCCTCGAATACGTGCCAATCGATGCAACCGTGGGCGAAGGCGATATCGTCATCGCGTCGGGAAGCGGCGGAACCTATCCGCGCGGTATCGTCGTCGGCACCGTGCGCGCCATCGAGGCAGACTCGTCCAAGCTCTATCACCGCATTACCGTCGACCCTCTCTTCAACATCGAATCCTGCGAGGAAGTACTCGTCTTGACCGGCAACGAAACCGAGACCGAGCGCATCCTGAACGAGGAGCTCCTGCAGCTCATCATCGACTCGGCCAACTCGGTGAATGCCTCTTCCGCGAGGGTCGGAGCCATCGCCAAGGCGCTACTCAACGAGGCGAACGAGGCATACCGCGCCGCCGAGGCCCAGCGCAGGGCAGAAGAGCAGGCAGCACGCGAGAGGCAAGCGGCCGCAGGGGACCAGACGGGTTCCGGCGGCTCCGGTTCTGGCTCGGGCTCAGGCTCGGGCTCGGAAGGCGAAGCCGGTACGGGTTCAAGTGGAGGTAGTGCCGGTGAGTAA